The Oncorhynchus mykiss isolate Arlee chromosome 22, USDA_OmykA_1.1, whole genome shotgun sequence sequence aaaaAGTGTCtcaatagggcgttgggccaccatgagccagaacagcttcaatgcaccttggcaagTGTCTGCTCTTCTTGGGGagtgcgacaccattcttccgcaagaaattccatcatttggtgttttgttgatggtggtagatGCCTCAGGCGTCACTCCAGAATCTCCAAAATAGTTCacttgggttgagatctggtgactgagatggccatggcatatggtatacatcgttttcatgctgatcaaaccattcagtgaccactcatgccctgtggatggggcattgtcatcctaggGCATAGCCATGTTagatgaccctaagcatgatgggatgttcatTGCTTTTTTCCCCATTTATTTTTGTAAcctttatttcaaatcaaatcaaattgtatttatcaggtgcgccaaatacaaccttaccgtgaaatgcttacttacaagaccttaaccaacagtgcagatcaagaaagagttaagaaaatatttaccaaataaacgaaaataaaaataaaaagtaacacaataaaataacaataacaaggctatatacagggggtaccggtatcgagtcaatatgcgggggtacaggttagagctaatttgtacatgtaggtaggggtgaagtgactatacatagataataaacagcgagtagcagcagtgtaaaaatctAATGGAGATGGGggatgtcaatgtaaatagtctggtggccatttgattaattgttcagccctcttatggcttggggtagaagctgttaagaagccttttggtactagacttggcgctccggtaccgcttgccgtgaggtagcagagaaaacagtctatgactagttgACTAGGgtctttagggccttcctctgacaccgcctagtatttAGGTCCTGGAtttcaggaagcttggccccagtgatgtactgggccattacgcactaccctctgggaCATACGcactcaattattatttacaatggcggcctaccccagccaaacactAAACCGGACGataatgggccaattgtgcaccaccctatgggactcccaatcacagccggttgtgaaacagccgGTAATCataccaggttctgtagtgatgcctatggcactgagatgcagtgccttagaccgctgcgccttcTCGGAGCcccttaattaactcaggaaccacacttgTGTGGAAGCACCGGCTTTCAATATACTTGTATGACTCATTTACCCAAGTGTTTCCCTTATTTTGGTAATTACCTGCATACTGTCTGTTTAGTTTTAATTCCCACTTCATACAATATTGCGCTATGTTCATATGCGCACCACGCTGTTTTTACGGTAATGAGGGGCATGGGAGGGAAATGACGCATGTGGTTAGCTTTTCCGTGAAGAACAGTTTCACTTTGAAAGCTTGGATCACaccagaaatgactacatattcCAAAAAACATTTTGTCCCTAGCCGGGTGACGTGTTTTCAAAATACACGGAGTTAGTCGATGacttttattttgttttaaaacTAGTTAATAACTTCCAGTGATAATTAAACGTAAGTACTGTACATTTGAGTGCAACATATTGTGCCGTTGAAGTAGCTAAAGAGCTAGCTAACCCGAAAATGAATTAATTTCTggttagctagttaacgttacatATTTAGATTACGTTACTTGAATGGCTTTGACATTAGCTGAGATATCGACTGTACCTCATCAGTCTGCAGCACATTCTCAATATTGACATTACCGACACAGCCAGCTTGTTTCAAACGCCTGCTTCATAACTTGCTATCATCGACACCAAAATATCAAGTGCCAGGTTTACCCAGAATGTAGTTGTATACAGTACGTtaactagataacgttagctaccAAAAATAAAGATTGGAATAACGTTTGCTACCGTTAGCTAAAATCTTATGCAGATCACTAAACATGGTTAACGTTAGCTGCAAATGATAGGCAGtgtgctagctagcaagctatgtTCAATGTTGGTATTGTGTGGTCTGTCTCGGCAGTATAGTAACGTAAGCATGAGGACGAGGAACCTCTTGACCAAAGCAGGTGTTTTGGGCTCGGTGTCCATGGCGTTTGGATCCATGCTCTGGTCTCATAAGAAGACAGAACCAACCCAGACGGATTCGGGTTCGGCCCCCTCATGCAAGGAACCACATTTTCCTTACGAGCTCAAACTCGTACAAGTCCTGTTCCGCCACGGAGCCCGAACCCCGCTGAAGTCTATACCAGGCATCATGGAGGTGAGACCACCTGTGTCACACAAGAACATCTGACAGACCTGATGCTCTGTTTCCCAGGACTTGAAGTTGAGGGAAAGCCATTTATCTTACCTTCATATGCCTTGTCTTGGAGATGAGGCTATGTTCACCAGCATCTGGAAGTCTAACCtttttccttgtcctgtctgtatcaggcCCAGTGGGTGCCTAACCTCCTGgaacccccagcacacacacagatcaaCTATGTGGTGACAGACCTGGAAGGAGGTCCACGGCCCTCCTCACCGGTGGAGGACAGCTACCGGGCCAACATACTGACCGTGAGTATGCCTGTGTCTGTTAACGAGCAGAGGAAGTAGTGCCTAGAGAGATAAGGAAAGGAGTAGGCAGTGCTTGGATAAGTACGGTTAATGGATTTAAGTTGTCACGTAGGTGTGCTGGCATTGACTCCATACAGACATATGTCACTGTCACTTACTGGGTTACTCACAGCCAGCTGTCAACCATTAGGATTTCCCGCTCCAGACCAGTAACATCACACAACATCACTGGCACGACGTGTCAGGATTGAAATTCTAGTTGCCCATTTAATCTATTAGTGGTCTTTGAGGGTAGGGGTCATCATAAAGGACTTTGCACCCTGAGAGACCTTCTCCTGAGGCTTAGACCGGGGGCTGTATCTCAGCTAAAGGCCTGTTCAAGTGCAAGAACAATCTGTGGTTCACTCTGACCCAGCTCTGACTGTTATGGTCTGGGCCTGGCACTGAGGGAACGAACAGATAGCCAATGAGCATATACTGAGAGGTTTGTCCTTCACTCAGCGGGAGATTGCTGCGAGACTCTTCGGAGGATTGTGTCTGTTTCGCGGTGCACCTGGCATACCACAGTACTACTCTGCGGGCACACAATAGATAGACACTGGTGATGCCATTTTGGATTGACTGTCTTGGCAACCTTTGACTCCTGACCCTGTTCCTCTCCCCTGCAGGGGGGTACGTACCCAGGTCAGCTGACCACGGTGGGCATGCAACAGCTGTATGAGCTGGGAGAGAGGCTGAGGAAGAGATACATCCAGGACACAGCCTTCCTCAACCCCACCTTCAGCCCTACAGAGGTTTAGTAAGTACCACAGCCATCCTCAGCCCCACTTTCAGCCCTACAGAGGTCAAGTAAGTACAGACCAGTAGCCTGGTAGTCGCATCTGGTTCTGTAGCCAACTCCCTCTTTGTTTTTGCTTGACAATGTTAAAGGGTATAGCAGAAATATCTGGGCCCCAGGTTAGGTAACCTATAATGTACTGTTATTACTTTATGGATCTAGAAAGAAAGACACTGAATACAAGGATGTAAACTTGAGCTTTACATTTACTTAAGTAATTAGCAATGGCATAATTACATTGCTCATACACTATGCATGACTGTAGGTGCTTGGTCCATAAAGGGGACATGAATAGGTAACAGAACAAGAACATACCATAATCAGTTATCAACCTGAACGGTAAAGTACACTCCTACTACAACACGATTGTAAGATCTGTGACAGAGTACATGTAGCCACAAGACATTGAtatattcttctctctctcccagtgtgcGTTCCACTAACATTGTGAGAACCATAGAGTCTGCCAAGTGCCTGGTGGCAGGGCTGTTCTATCAAAGCCAGAGAGGTAGGTGtcagtttgtgtttgtgtgtcatagGAAATACTGGTCTATCTCCTAATGTTGCTCCCCCTCTCCTGAAGACATGGTTCCCATTCTGACGACTGAGGCAGAGTCAGAGATCCTGTACCCTAACTACCATGGATGCAGACTGCTCAAACTCCTCAGCGGGTGAGTGACTGTCTGGGTCCCTTTTCTTGTTGATTTTTGTGATTGGCTGGATCCCTCACTTGTTGATTTTTGTGATTGGATGTTTCTCTCGTGTTGGTTTTTGTGAttggctgtgtctgtgtgtactgtaGTCATCGCTGGGCGGAGTCATCCACTCTGCCAGACATTGCTGCGGACCTGAGGAGCATCAAGAGTGCTCTGGGCATCGCTGCCCAACAACGGGTTGACTTCATCCTCATCAGGGATGACATGGTGGCAAGAGAGGtgacacaaaacaacaaaaatacaatACCATGACTAAAAAATATCATTTTGTTACCAAAGTTGATTATGTGGTCAAAGGATATGAGTGATACTATCACTGCGTTACATTGACATTTTAACGTAACAATATGTGTGTTCTAACAGACCCACGGCCTACCCTGCCCACCAGTCCTTGACTCCTGGAGAAACACAGTGGAGCGGAGAGCTGTGGAGATGATCTACCACATCTACGAACCCAGCAAGAGGTCAAAGGGCAGAGGGATTTAAATACAGATCAGCATGTGTAGAGGGTTGGGGAGTAGAACACACAGAAAATACAGTTCCCTGTTCCATGAGCATATGCTTCCTTATTTCACATTATGAAATTACAGTCCACTGTGCATTAGAGGTGTTTTAAAAAATCACCCAATACAGTTGTTTTCTTAATCTTCTCTGTGGTTGGTTTGTTGCGACTAGGGAGAACCTGCAGCTGTGTGTGGGTCCCCTCCTGCATGTCCTAATGGGCAACATAGAAGATAAACTACAGGACACAACCTCAGAGCCCaacaggtgaactactgtaacgtTTACCTGTCCATTAGAACACAGAGCCAGTAGCAGAGATTTGCAGTTCTCAACCCAACCACTTGATGGTAGCAAATGTCATTTTCCGAATGGCACATTCTTAGAACGTGTTGTTGCTAAACATCAGAAATCTGAGAGTATTTATGCATGTTTCTTTCAGGAAGCTCTTCCTGTACTCTGCCCACGACACCACTCTGATACCCTGTCTCATGGCTCTGGGGATTTTTGACATGCGATGGCCACCATACGCTTCAGACATCACCCTGGAGCTGCACCAGCACCGGCAGACCAAAGAGGCCTTCGTCAAAGTGTCCTACATTGGCCAGGTAGGATGCAGGGCTCACAGAAGTGTGCGCACAATATTGAAACAATTTCCAGACTGTTTCTCTCCGagagtcagtgatctgtttgtctagctaggtttccatccaatggtGAAGGTACATAAAGGTGGAGGAATTCAGATATGACATCATTGTTTTTAGCACTTCCCACAGAGTTCTTAAACTACGGTGTGCAACATGGTCCAATGTGCCAGTAAATCAGCACAATAATTTTTTCCAAAATGCCGCAGTATTGGAGCTAGAATTGGGATCATGTATACTGTGCTG is a genomic window containing:
- the LOC110501629 gene encoding lysophosphatidic acid phosphatase type 6, whose protein sequence is MRTRNLLTKAGVLGSVSMAFGSMLWSHKKTEPTQTDSGSAPSCKEPHFPYELKLVQVLFRHGARTPLKSIPGIMEAQWVPNLLEPPAHTQINYVVTDLEGGPRPSSPVEDSYRANILTGGTYPGQLTTVGMQQLYELGERLRKRYIQDTAFLNPTFSPTEVYVRSTNIVRTIESAKCLVAGLFYQSQRDMVPILTTEAESEILYPNYHGCRLLKLLSGHRWAESSTLPDIAADLRSIKSALGIAAQQRVDFILIRDDMVARETHGLPCPPVLDSWRNTVERRAVEMIYHIYEPSKRENLQLCVGPLLHVLMGNIEDKLQDTTSEPNRKLFLYSAHDTTLIPCLMALGIFDMRWPPYASDITLELHQHRQTKEAFVKVSYIGQDQLVPGCSGVYCPLQEFKQALSNYSLTFELYESLCNRTKGVAEP